In Bradyrhizobium manausense, the sequence TGCATCCGTCGATGGCTGCCGCCTCGTCGAGCTCACGGGGAATGTCCAGGAAGAAGCTGTACATGAGCCAGATCGTGAAGGGCTGGTTGATCGCGACCAGCGCCATGATCAGAAGGGGGTAAGTGTCGATCATGTTCAGGAAGCTGCCCATCACGAAAAACGGGATGGCCAGCAGCATGTGAGGAAACATGCGGATCGTGAACAGGGCGAAAAGGATAGGCGAAGCGCGGCGCTGTGGCATGCGCGATAGCGCGTAGGCTGCGAGACTGCCGATCGGGACCGAAATCAGGACTGTTCCAGCCGAAACGATCAGGCTGTTGATGAGATAGTGGACGAATCCGCGTTCGAGCCAGACCTGCCGATGATACTCGAACGTCGGTTCGAAAATGATCGTGGGAGGGACCGTGAACGCGTCGGCCGGGTTCTTGAATGACGTCAGGGCAGCCCAGATCAGCGGGACAAGATTCAAGAGGGTGAACACCGCCAGCCCGATGAAGAGCAGCGTCTGGTTGCGCACCTGGCTCATGCGGTCCGTGTTCATCAATTTCGTCCGTAACCGCGTTGCAGGACGCTGCTGAACGTCGCGATGATCGCGGCGACGATGACGAGCGTAATGATCCCGAGAGCCGATGCCTTTCCCACCTGCAGCAGCTGGAAGCCGAGCTGGTAGGTGTACATCGTG encodes:
- a CDS encoding carbohydrate ABC transporter permease, which codes for MNTDRMSQVRNQTLLFIGLAVFTLLNLVPLIWAALTSFKNPADAFTVPPTIIFEPTFEYHRQVWLERGFVHYLINSLIVSAGTVLISVPIGSLAAYALSRMPQRRASPILFALFTIRMFPHMLLAIPFFVMGSFLNMIDTYPLLIMALVAINQPFTIWLMYSFFLDIPRELDEAAAIDGCSPWQTFRIVILPLARPGLTVAALFSLLLSYNEFLFALVLTGIRTKTLPVAIASFGGEDVSDWSISAAGAIGIMMPIVLIMIFVQRHLVRGLTIGAVKG